The genomic stretch TGAGGTTCTCATAGCGTACCTCATCCAAGCGGGCGTCCAGTGTGAGGTCCACACCGGCTGGTACTGGAATGATACCCTCCTCTTCACTGCCTTCCGATAGCTCTTGTCCCGAATCATTGGATGCTGCACTGTCCTCTTGAACGGGGGCAACGGTCTCTACCAAGAATTCATTGAGATCGAGTAATCGGCTCTCTACTTGGATATTTCCTTTCAACTCCTCATTCTGGAGGGCATATCCCAGATAGTTGCTGATACGACCATTGGCCTTGATATCGCTCTCGCCCAGAGTAGCCATGAGATTGGGCATTTCCAGGTAGGCCGGGGTGAAATTGAGGTGGGCTGTGGAAATGCTCACGGGAACAGGAATGCTGTCTCCAGCTATCCGTAAGTCCTGCACGATCAATTGACCTGCGGCCTTGAAATCCGCATAGCGTTGGGCTTCGATGGCGGACATCGCTCCTTCCAGATCGAGATCGGCAGTGATCACTCCTTTCAACTCCTGCACCCCATCCATGGTCACGGCCTCTTTGACACGTCCAAGATCCAGCTGGGCTTTGACATCGGTCCTGATGAAGGGGTCGGTCACCATATCCTTGAGGAAGAGTGAGCCGGTGATGGGACTCTCAGCGATATTCATGTGTACCGAGGAGAGGTCCAGGGTAGTGGTGTTGAAATTGGTTCCTCCTCCGGGAAAATCAAGTTCCATGGCCAGGACGATCTCGTCAATATCCTCTGGTAGATCGGGGTATTGGATGCGGCCATCCTTCACCTGAGCGGCCAAAGAGAATCCAGGAAAGGAGAAGTCATCGTAATGTCCGATCACATCCCCTTGGATATCGATGGTCCCTTGGGTCTCTAGTCCTTCCAGATCGGGCATGTACTCACTTGGGACCAGGCTCAGAAGGGTCTTCAGGTCATTGGCGGTGCTGTGATAGCGTATGTCCATATCCACCCCGTCCTCCGGGAGGAGTACCTTCCCATCTGCCGTGAGAAGAAGGGCATTGACCCGGATCTCATTCTCCTTGAAGTTGATCTCCCTGAAGTCATCTTGGATATCGAAAACGGCCTTGATCTCCGCATCTGCTTTCTTCAGATAATGGATATCATCGTACCGGACATCCACGGTCTTTGCGGTGGTGAGGGTATTGAGATCATAGCGCTGATCGGTCAATGAACCGTCTCCGAAGTGGTCGAGCCCTTGCAGGTGGATGAAGGCACCCAGGGATCGGTTATCATAGATGATCTCGCTGTTGGTGATATCGTATTCTTCAAGAAGGATGACATACTCATCCCTGACATCCACAGTATCTCCTGCTTCGGTCTCGGATTCTTTGATGATATCATAGTTGGCCGTACCATCCTCCATGACCACGGCATTGAGATAGGCCTGATCCACATGGATGCCTTCGATGCGAAGCTTATCTCCACGTATCACGCTCATCACATCCAGAGTGAAAGAGGCTTCTCCGATACTGGCCAGTCGTAAACTGTCAAAACGATCGATGCCGTCTACCGTGATCTCCTCGATACGGAAAGTGAAATCGGGAAAATCGGACCACAGATTGAGATCGATATCACCGAAATCCACTTCGGCTTCGAGGCTGGCGTTCACATTGTCTTTGACGATCTGTACCAATCGGTCTTCGAATAGGAAGGGAACCGCGATCGCAGTAACAACCACGATTAGAAGCAGAATTGCGAGGATTTTCAGGAGTTTTTTCATGGGGTCTCGATAGCTCGTCAAAAGTATCATTTGCGACCATCCATCCCACCTGTGATGGAGCAATGGTCATCCCATTCTGCATCAAAGGTTATTCCACTTTGGGCAGAATTACAGCGTGTCCTCCATGTTCTGAGAATACAGCGTTGGCAAGGCTCGTGTGAATCACAGCGAGCTGGTGTCGTTCTGCCCGGCCTGGTAGTGATCATCCCAATCCTGCACCTTCGGGTCACCCAGCATGCCTACGGTCTTCCCTACGAACATGGACACAAAAGCATCCCCAGTGACATTGACGGTCGTACGACACATGTCCAAGGGGCGGTCGATGGCGAAGATGAGTGCCAATCCAGCTTCTGGAATACCCGCCTGGGCCAGTACGATGACCAGCATGACCATACCGGCACCCGGTACTGCAGCCGAGCCTATGGAGGCCAAAGTGGCCGTCATGATGATGCCCAGTTGCTGGGTCAGGGTGAGGTCCATGCCGAAGGTCTGTGCGATGAATACGGCAGCCACCGCCTGATACAGACTCGTCCCGTCCATATTGATGGTCGCGCCTATGGGTAGGACGAAGGAGGTCACATGGCGATCGAC from Flavobacteriales bacterium encodes the following:
- a CDS encoding AsmA family protein; translated protein: MKKLLKILAILLLIVVVTAIAVPFLFEDRLVQIVKDNVNASLEAEVDFGDIDLNLWSDFPDFTFRIEEITVDGIDRFDSLRLASIGEASFTLDVMSVIRGDKLRIEGIHVDQAYLNAVVMEDGTANYDIIKESETEAGDTVDVRDEYVILLEEYDITNSEIIYDNRSLGAFIHLQGLDHFGDGSLTDQRYDLNTLTTAKTVDVRYDDIHYLKKADAEIKAVFDIQDDFREINFKENEIRVNALLLTADGKVLLPEDGVDMDIRYHSTANDLKTLLSLVPSEYMPDLEGLETQGTIDIQGDVIGHYDDFSFPGFSLAAQVKDGRIQYPDLPEDIDEIVLAMELDFPGGGTNFNTTTLDLSSVHMNIAESPITGSLFLKDMVTDPFIRTDVKAQLDLGRVKEAVTMDGVQELKGVITADLDLEGAMSAIEAQRYADFKAAGQLIVQDLRIAGDSIPVPVSISTAHLNFTPAYLEMPNLMATLGESDIKANGRISNYLGYALQNEELKGNIQVESRLLDLNEFLVETVAPVQEDSAASNDSGQELSEGSEEEGIIPVPAGVDLTLDARLDEVRYENLTLNDIRGRIQVKDEVARMENVSMKTLGGMATMDGTYNTQSLEAPAFDLVFKLNGLNISNTASAFNTVKTLAPIAEKTEGSFTSEFRMSTLLDGGMNPIFSSLSGGGDLSTDEVIVENFKALMKIADALQLDNWKSQRVKNIDLDFQFVDGKVVVEPFQVKLDGIESTIGGAMGFDQQLDYDVTMKIPVEKLGGSVDQLLNGLVGQANALGLDFSVGQYLDMAFDVTGPMTDPKISPRILG